From the genome of Haloplanus vescus:
AGAGAATGAATCCAAAAAGCAGAGCAGGTCCGAAAATCGACCCCAGATCACCACTGAGAATAGAAGTTTCCTCTGCAATTGAGCTCGGCCGTAAGAGAAAGTCAATTCCACGGCTAAGGCTAGACGTGACAGCAACGTCTACATACCAGAGGATTCCGACCCCACCAATACTAAAGGCGAGTTCAGCAGCGGCCAGATACAGCGGGCTTGTCCCGAGTCGCCGTGCCAGCTCGGCCAGCCCAAGAGCTCCGAGACACCCGATGAACAGTAGAAGTGGTGTCGCGGCCACAGCTGAGGTATGCCACCCGAGTATCTGATGGACCACATATGTCAGAGCGGCCCCGAATGCAAGGCCAGCCAGTACAGGCAGTGTCAACCGTACGGAAGATCGGTCAGCACGGCAATCAAGAAGTGAAAGGAGAACCACGTAGCCACCGATTGGAAGCAGCAACAACGGGCCGGCCTGCCATGCGAGTACTTGGCCAGCAACAGTGACCCCAAGTCCACCGGCAAAGGCCCAAGAACGCCAGTCGTGACGGTCGCGTCGTTGGGTGAGGACAACTAAAATCAGCATCGTCAGGGCTAACCAGAGGTAATCGAACGCATGGTGGTCGGCAAAGCCCACACTACTCCGGTAGGCATGGGCGGGAATCAGTGCCAACATAACTACTGCTGCAATCCCGACTCGACGATCGGCGAAGAGTCGTGTTCCAAGCAGATAACTCACACTGCCGACAACAAGAGTGGAGCCAACAGGATACCATGCAAGAACATTCCCAGCCGCACCTGCATCTCCACCGAACAGACGGGCAATGAACCAGAGAGTAGCCACCATAAGCGGTTCGCCGTTAGCGACAGCATCCGGTAGTGTTGAGAGCGTCTGCAGGCTCCCATTAGGTTGGGCTAGTAACTGTTCAACCCAGTAGCGATAATAGTACGGGTCGTTGGCAAGAAGAACAACATTATCACCTCGAAAGACCGTTGGATAGGCCAACATTCGGAGCCCAATTAATAAGAGGAAACTAGCACCGATAGCGCCAAACACGCGAGATGGTTGCTCTGGAAGGAGCCGCTTCAGTGTCGGCAGTCCTACACTGATATCAGTATCTAGCCTTGATTTGGTGGTGGCATTACTCCCAGCCCCATCAGTATCACCCTCAAGAGCGACGATAACAGCTTGTCGATCCACAAGCCGATACCCACCATCAACCTGTTCGGCAAGTCCTCGCGAGACAAATTCACCAAAGATCCCCGAATCTAGGGGCACATCCTCAAAAGACCATACATCGTTCTGATCAAGAGCAACAATCTCAGAGAGCGCATCCTCAGTATCTGGATATTCCGATAGAAAATCCTCCGCCGCTTCGCGCACCTCAGACATACAGGTAATCAAAGCTAATTAGACAATAAAACCCGCGTATTCGCCCGGATGCGTCATCGCTTCAAGTCGTGGCAATTAGTGGATGGCCAGCACACACGGCGGTCATGTCCACTCACTCACTCCAGACCACGATCATGCAGTACAGTTGCACCCGGAGCGATACAGACGTTACATCCAATTTTCACACCTGCATTCAGGCTCGTATTAATCCCAGTTTGTACACCATCACCCAGCACGACCCCTAGTTTTCGTCGCCCTGTATCGACACGCTCGTCTTTGATCGTCATCTGGACTGATTCGCCGTCATGGCGTAGATTGGCTACGTTTGTACCAGCGCCCAGATTCACGTCTCGACCCAGAACGGAATCACCGACATACGAGAGATGTGGAACTGTCGCACCCGGTAGCAAAATAGAATTTTTCACCTCAACACTATGTCCGACGTGGGAATCAGCTCCAATAGCCGTTGCACCACGGATATACGCATTCGGCCCAATCTCTGCCCCAGATTTCACCACTGCTGGACCGTCAATGACAACACCGTCGTGTATAACTGCCCCCTCCTCGATGATAACAGCCCCCGATAACTGGGCGTTTGAGGCGGTATCTCCCTGAATATCTCGATCGCTATCGGCAAGGACATGCTCATTCGCTGCCAGCAGTTCCCAAGGACGTCCCACATCAAGCCATTGGCCATCGTACTCAACAACTGAAACGTCATGGCCGTCCGCGAGAAGTCGCTCAAGCGTTTCGGTTATCTCGAATTCACCACGCTCGCTCTTTTCTGTTCGGTGAATATACTCGAAAATGTCTGGCTCGAACGCATAACACCCGACATTCGCGAGTTCCGTCGGGGGGTCAGCAGGTTTTTCCACGATATCCTCAAGTGAGCCATCTGGAGCAAGTGATACAACGCCGTACGCAGTAGGATCGGACACGGATGTTGTTGCAACTGCGTGGCCACCAGTCTCAGCAAGCGCGGTTGGAAGCGTTGAGTCGACGAGAACGTCGCCATTGAGGACGACAAATCGATCGTCAATAACTGATTCTGTTTGTCCAATTGCGTGTGCCGTACCCGCGGTCTCATCCTGTTCGACATAGGTGAGCGGCGTCTCACGGTATGTGTCACCCAGTTTTGCCCGCACATCGTCTCCACGATAGCCAATCACCACGACGAACTCATCAACAATGTCAACACACGCATCGAAAACATATTCAATAAGTGGCTGACCACCGACAGGAAGCAACGGCTTCGGCTGCGAATCAGTCAGCGGTTGCATTCGGGTTCCCTGACCAGCTGCGAGTACCACACCGTACATATGCACTCAGGTCAGCAGCCACCCCTAAAGAGGTGACCTATCACAGCAAGAGGCCACCACCAAGTATTGCAAGACTCCCCAGACCAAGACAAACAACCCAGAACGCGACCCGATTGACGATCCGCATGAGTGCATCAATCGTGAGGTAGCCGACAATCGCCGCAGTGAGAAGAGCAATCAGACCGCTAGAGAGTGAAAGTCCGGGTAATCCGGTATCGAGGAAAGCCAAAAGTCCACCACCGATTGCGGCGGGAATCGACAGCAAAAACGAGAGCCGAAACGATGTCGGAGCCGCATAGCCACGCAATAGCAAGACACCGGTCGTCGAGCCAGAACGAGAGATACCGGGAAGAATTGCAAGGCCTTGGGCAATCCCGACAAGGACCGCCTCCCAGAGTGTGGGCGTTGCCGGTGATGCACGCTCAACAGATGTTGAGAGCCGCTGGAAAATGCCAGTGAGGATGAGTAGCCCTCCGATGCCGATAACGATCGTACCGCCAGTTAATGCAGAGACAATCTCCGCAAGCAACAGATACGCACTCACTCCAACACCCCCAGAGACAAGTGTTGCAATACCCAGAAACGTTGTTTGCATATATTCGTCCTGTAGTGCTACGCCCGGGCGCCAGGTACGAAGTGTTCCCAATTCAGTTGCGATCTCATGCCGATAATACGCTGTCGCAGAGAAGGCAGTTCCAAGATGGAGAAAAAGGGCAAATGCGACTGCTTGCTGCGGGCTTTCACCGAGCCAAGCCAAGATAAGTGTGAGATTTCCCTCACTAGAGATCGGGAGCCATTCAAAAACGCCCTGCAGGGCACCAACAATAATTGCGATGAGTACCGAACGGTCCATAAGTATGTCAGTCGACTACACCCGCAAGTCGATTCCGGTCGTTCACTGACAACGAATCTTGCCAAGAACAATATAGCGGGTCATCAGATATTTTGCTATGTTTGGAACAAGTGGTATTCGCGGCCCTATCGGCGAAACAGTGACTGCGGACACAGCACTATCCGTCGGCCGAGCGCTGGCCTCTGAGGGGTATCATGACATCGTTGTCGGCCGTGATCCACGAGAGAGTGGACGGATGCTCGAGAAGGCCCTAACTAGTGGTCTTGTGGAATGTGGTGCCAACGTGATTCGGCTCGGCCAAGCAGCGACACCGACGGTTGCTCGGAGTGTGAGTTGGCACGATGCAGATGCCGGTGTTGCAATTACCGCCTCGCACAATCCACCGTGCGATAATGGACTCAAGCTGTGGACTCCATCTGGCCAAGCTTTTGATGCGGAGCAGCGCGAGTGTATCGCTTCTTGCATTGAGGCTGGCGATTTCGCTCTTTCACCATGGGATGAGCTAGGAGAGACAACACGCTATGACCATGCTGACGACGATCACAGACAGGCACTGTGTACCACAATCGAATCACCACTAGATCTGTCTGTCATCGTTGATCTCGGAACGGGAGCCGGACGTGTGACTGTTGAAGTCTTAACTGAACTGGGATGTGCCGTTGAAACGCTAAACGCTCAACCAGATGGTCGCTTCCCGGGACGGCCAAGCGAGCCAACAGCTGCTAACTGTGCTACACTTCGCCAAACAGTAGCGCATACTGATGCTGATCTCGGGATTGCCCATGACGGTGATGCCGATCGAATGCTCGCCGTTGATGAGACTGGGACCTTTATCCCGGGGGATGTGCTGCTTGCGTTGTTTGCTCAACAGGCAGCTACTCCTGGCGACCGTGTTGCTGCCCCTGTCGATACGAGCTTGCTTGTTGACGACGCGCTCAGTGCGCAGGATGTGACAGTTATGCGGACGAAAGTTGGCGACGTATTCGTCGCTCAGCAAGTGACTATGGATGATGTCGCCTTCGGAGGCGAACCCAGCGGAGCGTGGATTTGGCCCGAGGAAACGCTCTGTCCGGATGGTCCTCTAGCGGCATGCAAACTTGCCGAACTTGTGGCAACAGAAGAATCGCTCTCAACACTTATTGAGGATATTGAAACATATCCGATCCGCCGGCAAAACGTCGAGACCACCCAGAAGGCACAAGTCATGGCTGCCGTTGAGAATCTCGCAACAGAGCGATATAACGGAGATTCGATTGAAATGCTGGATGGCGTGCGAATCGAAACGGAAAACGGGTGGATGTTAATTCGAGCCAGCGGCACGCAACCGCTCATCCGGCTCACGACCGAAGCACGAACGGAAACTCGTGCCGACGCATTACTCTCAGAGGCTAATGAATTAGTCGCAACTGCTCAAACATCAAAATAAGTACTTCTTTTCATTATTGTTCATCGGCCTTCGGGATCGCAGATTTCGCCGTGAAGGGAATAATCTATACTCTCTAAACAGTGGTATACTCCGACTTTGTGGTGTTT
Proteins encoded in this window:
- the glmM gene encoding phosphoglucosamine mutase, whose protein sequence is MFGTSGIRGPIGETVTADTALSVGRALASEGYHDIVVGRDPRESGRMLEKALTSGLVECGANVIRLGQAATPTVARSVSWHDADAGVAITASHNPPCDNGLKLWTPSGQAFDAEQRECIASCIEAGDFALSPWDELGETTRYDHADDDHRQALCTTIESPLDLSVIVDLGTGAGRVTVEVLTELGCAVETLNAQPDGRFPGRPSEPTAANCATLRQTVAHTDADLGIAHDGDADRMLAVDETGTFIPGDVLLALFAQQAATPGDRVAAPVDTSLLVDDALSAQDVTVMRTKVGDVFVAQQVTMDDVAFGGEPSGAWIWPEETLCPDGPLAACKLAELVATEESLSTLIEDIETYPIRRQNVETTQKAQVMAAVENLATERYNGDSIEMLDGVRIETENGWMLIRASGTQPLIRLTTEARTETRADALLSEANELVATAQTSK
- a CDS encoding STT3 domain-containing protein gives rise to the protein MSEVREAAEDFLSEYPDTEDALSEIVALDQNDVWSFEDVPLDSGIFGEFVSRGLAEQVDGGYRLVDRQAVIVALEGDTDGAGSNATTKSRLDTDISVGLPTLKRLLPEQPSRVFGAIGASFLLLIGLRMLAYPTVFRGDNVVLLANDPYYYRYWVEQLLAQPNGSLQTLSTLPDAVANGEPLMVATLWFIARLFGGDAGAAGNVLAWYPVGSTLVVGSVSYLLGTRLFADRRVGIAAVVMLALIPAHAYRSSVGFADHHAFDYLWLALTMLILVVLTQRRDRHDWRSWAFAGGLGVTVAGQVLAWQAGPLLLLPIGGYVVLLSLLDCRADRSSVRLTLPVLAGLAFGAALTYVVHQILGWHTSAVAATPLLLFIGCLGALGLAELARRLGTSPLYLAAAELAFSIGGVGILWYVDVAVTSSLSRGIDFLLRPSSIAEETSILSGDLGSIFGPALLFGFILFLALPYLGWLMIQLYRDRGADPVLIVPTVYSWFFLGLVTIQIRFAGELSIAIAPIAGVGFIHFLSWIDLARPPVSLSGADSAQSSDYTADPAAPSFEIPDRRGVFALGAAFLLVSSLSFMMIPVKTNQLTIPDDRYQASLWMAEHAADQNWEYPENYVFSRWSWNRMYNYFVNGESPSYGYAKGNYADFLASSAGAEWYQRLRDRTGFIVTEDLPQVSSTPAAESLYNRLHTDYGSGSDTTTGLAHYRAVYVSEDRSLKVFTLVPGAQLAGTASSNTEVTVTTRQSVSGVEFTYSRTIETDATGAYSVTVPYPGEYVVNGTRVRVSETAVQQNQTISVSTLG
- a CDS encoding undecaprenyl-diphosphate phosphatase; amino-acid sequence: MDRSVLIAIIVGALQGVFEWLPISSEGNLTLILAWLGESPQQAVAFALFLHLGTAFSATAYYRHEIATELGTLRTWRPGVALQDEYMQTTFLGIATLVSGGVGVSAYLLLAEIVSALTGGTIVIGIGGLLILTGIFQRLSTSVERASPATPTLWEAVLVGIAQGLAILPGISRSGSTTGVLLLRGYAAPTSFRLSFLLSIPAAIGGGLLAFLDTGLPGLSLSSGLIALLTAAIVGYLTIDALMRIVNRVAFWVVCLGLGSLAILGGGLLL
- the glmU gene encoding bifunctional sugar-1-phosphate nucleotidylyltransferase/acetyltransferase, whose translation is MYGVVLAAGQGTRMQPLTDSQPKPLLPVGGQPLIEYVFDACVDIVDEFVVVIGYRGDDVRAKLGDTYRETPLTYVEQDETAGTAHAIGQTESVIDDRFVVLNGDVLVDSTLPTALAETGGHAVATTSVSDPTAYGVVSLAPDGSLEDIVEKPADPPTELANVGCYAFEPDIFEYIHRTEKSERGEFEITETLERLLADGHDVSVVEYDGQWLDVGRPWELLAANEHVLADSDRDIQGDTASNAQLSGAVIIEEGAVIHDGVVIDGPAVVKSGAEIGPNAYIRGATAIGADSHVGHSVEVKNSILLPGATVPHLSYVGDSVLGRDVNLGAGTNVANLRHDGESVQMTIKDERVDTGRRKLGVVLGDGVQTGINTSLNAGVKIGCNVCIAPGATVLHDRGLE